A single Vibrio sp. YMD68 DNA region contains:
- a CDS encoding TIGR01212 family radical SAM protein (This family includes YhcC from E. coli K-12, an uncharacterized radical SAM protein.), with product MQLHELVNTIGQDLQRRYGEKVHKLTLHGGFSCPNRDGTIGRGGCTFCNVSSFVDEETLVKGIAEQLTDRAGEVKRARKYLAYFQAYTNTYAEVQVLRNMYEEALKAADIVGLCVGTRPDCVPDSVLDLLSEYVNKGYEIWLELGLQTASNKTLKHINRGHDFECYAEITKRARSLGIKVCTHLIVGLPKETRDDNLATLEKVLQVGTDGIKLHGLHIVEGSTMAKAWKAGKLTAPELDDYVSIASELIRMTPPDIIFHRVASAARRPTLLAPLWCENRWLAMTEIGRALDRDGAQGSLLNQPFIYSKPVLADH from the coding sequence ATGCAGTTACATGAGTTGGTTAATACCATTGGTCAAGATTTACAACGCAGATACGGTGAAAAAGTTCACAAGCTAACATTGCATGGTGGCTTTAGTTGCCCCAATAGAGATGGAACGATTGGACGAGGCGGCTGTACATTTTGCAATGTGTCTTCATTTGTTGATGAGGAGACACTGGTTAAAGGCATTGCGGAACAACTCACAGATCGTGCTGGAGAAGTGAAGCGGGCTCGTAAATATCTGGCTTATTTTCAAGCCTACACCAATACGTACGCTGAAGTACAAGTCCTTCGCAATATGTATGAAGAAGCGCTCAAGGCAGCTGATATAGTGGGTTTGTGTGTGGGAACTCGCCCTGATTGTGTCCCTGATTCGGTATTAGACCTACTGTCTGAGTACGTAAATAAAGGTTATGAAATTTGGCTTGAGCTTGGGTTGCAAACCGCCAGCAACAAAACGTTAAAACACATCAATCGAGGCCATGATTTTGAATGCTACGCCGAGATAACAAAACGGGCTCGTTCGTTGGGTATCAAGGTATGTACGCACCTGATTGTCGGTTTACCTAAAGAAACTCGTGATGACAATTTAGCAACGTTGGAAAAAGTACTTCAAGTGGGAACCGATGGAATAAAGCTGCACGGCTTACATATTGTTGAAGGCAGCACCATGGCGAAAGCGTGGAAAGCTGGAAAATTGACCGCGCCAGAGCTGGATGATTACGTATCTATCGCTAGCGAACTTATCCGTATGACACCACCAGACATCATCTTTCACCGTGTAGCCTCCGCCGCCCGGCGACCAACATTACTGGCCCCTTTATGGTGCGAAAATCGTTGGCTCGCGATGACGGAAATTGGTCGCGCTTTGGATCGTGATGGCGCTCAAGGATCATTACTGAATCAGCCATTTATCTACTCGAAACCTGTCTTGGCCGATCATTAG
- the gltB gene encoding glutamate synthase large subunit, translated as MVDREQSAQGMYTPELEHDACGIGFVAHLKNRKSHDVVTQALDMLARMEHRGGQGCDPCSGDGAGILLQKPHEFLLEESVSLGIKLPSFEKYGVGVVLFPKDEHKRAQCRDILERNAQRLELEVLGYRELPTDNSMIGADPLSTEPQFEHVFISGGPSTTPEELERKLYVLRNYTVRVCLESVSNIGDDFYINSMSYKTLVYKGQLTTEQVPQYFLDLQNPTMVTALALVHSRFSTNTFPRWRLAQPFRYIAHNGEINTVRGNLNWMKAREAIIESDLFTKAEIDMLLPICQEGSSDSSNFDMALELLVLSGRSLPHALMMMIPEAWQENKNMDPTRRAFYQYHANVMEPWDGPASVCFTDGVQVGATLDRNGLRPSRYTVTKDDFLVMASESGVVEIAPENVEYRGRLQPGRIFVADLEQGRIISDEEVKDGIASAQPYEKWVEENLLSLKKLPDASNEFNQPSPEKLLHKQQSFGVSSEEVNEIILPLAKTGYEPLSAMGADWPLAILSHQSQHLSNYFKQLFAQVTNPPIDPIRERMVMSLNTYLGKDQNLLAETPEHCQKVELESPVLSNSELEKLRAIDNEHLQSKTLDIVFQANGDEGKLERALKRICQYAEDAVIDGYSIILLTDRAVNSNHAAIPAMLAVGAVHHHLIRKGLRAKCDIVVETGDARETHHFATLIGYGANAVNPYLVIETIVELQRIKKLDPTVHPRELFDNYRKGVNGGLLKIFSKMGISTLQSYHGAQIFEALGISKSVVEKYFTGTVSRIQGLTIDDIAKEVLVRHRVGYPAREIPAQILDVGGVYQWKQRGEKHLFNPETISLLQESTRNKDYEQFKKYAKAVDDQGDNAATLRSQLAFIKNPAGSIPLAEVEPIEKILTRFATGAMSFGSISHEAHSTLAVAMNRIGAKSNSGEGGEDPVRFERKENGDWERSAIKQVASGRFGVTSYYLSNADELQIKMAQGAKPGEGGQLPGDKVDDWIGATRHSTPGVGLISPPPHHDIYSIEDLAQLIYDLKNANRAGRVNVKLVSEAGVGTIASGVAKAKADVVLIAGFDGGTGASPMSSIRHTGLPWELGLAETHQTLLKNGLRNRIVVQSDGQMKTPRDLAVATLLGAEEWGVATAALVVEGCIMMRKCHKNTCPVGIATQNKTLRERFDGRVEDVVTFFQYMAEGLREVMAELGFRTIDEMVGQSQKLKVREDIGHWKYKNLDLTPVLHIEQARAEDGVYNQTQQNHNLEDVLDRKLIQAAIPALERGEGVNATFPIINTDRSAGTMLSNEISKIYKDQGLPQPMNVKFHGSAGQSFGAFLAKGVKFEVEGDANDYWGKGLSGGTLVLYPDAKSTIVAEDNIVVGNVCFYGATSGESYIRGMAGERFCVRNSGAKVVVEGVGDHGCEYMTGGVAVILGSTGRNFAAGMSGGVAYVWDKAGDFNTKLNAELVDLDPIEAEDKTLLKEMLTKHVEFTGSEVAQSFLNNFEANIASLVKVMPRDYKAVLQRRKAEAQQAQTEQVEAV; from the coding sequence ATGGTAGATAGAGAGCAGAGTGCACAGGGCATGTATACTCCGGAATTGGAGCATGATGCGTGTGGTATCGGTTTTGTTGCTCACTTAAAAAACCGTAAATCTCATGATGTAGTAACTCAAGCACTCGATATGCTAGCGCGTATGGAACACCGTGGTGGTCAAGGTTGTGATCCTTGCTCAGGTGACGGTGCGGGTATTTTGCTGCAAAAGCCTCATGAATTTTTACTCGAAGAATCAGTATCGCTGGGTATCAAGCTACCTTCTTTCGAAAAATACGGTGTTGGTGTTGTACTTTTCCCTAAAGATGAACATAAACGCGCACAGTGTCGTGACATCCTTGAGCGTAATGCTCAACGCTTGGAACTGGAAGTTTTAGGCTACCGCGAACTGCCTACAGACAATTCTATGATTGGTGCTGATCCATTAAGCACTGAGCCTCAATTTGAACATGTCTTCATTTCAGGTGGTCCAAGTACTACACCTGAAGAACTAGAGCGTAAGCTTTATGTACTGCGTAACTATACCGTTCGAGTTTGTCTAGAAAGTGTGTCTAACATTGGGGATGATTTCTACATCAACTCAATGTCATACAAGACTCTGGTTTACAAAGGCCAGTTAACGACGGAACAGGTTCCTCAATATTTCCTGGATCTTCAAAATCCAACGATGGTAACCGCTTTAGCTTTGGTTCACTCTCGTTTCTCTACCAATACATTCCCTCGCTGGCGTCTAGCTCAACCTTTCCGTTACATCGCTCATAACGGCGAAATCAATACGGTTCGTGGTAACTTGAACTGGATGAAAGCCCGTGAAGCGATCATTGAATCTGATCTTTTCACCAAAGCTGAAATCGACATGCTTCTTCCTATTTGTCAGGAAGGCAGTTCAGATTCATCAAACTTTGATATGGCACTTGAGCTCCTAGTTTTATCTGGTCGTAGCCTGCCACATGCCTTGATGATGATGATTCCTGAAGCATGGCAAGAAAACAAAAACATGGATCCAACTCGTCGTGCGTTCTATCAATACCACGCGAACGTGATGGAACCGTGGGATGGCCCTGCGTCTGTTTGTTTCACTGATGGTGTTCAAGTTGGTGCAACGCTTGACCGTAACGGTCTGCGCCCTTCTCGCTACACAGTGACAAAAGACGACTTCCTAGTGATGGCGTCTGAGTCTGGCGTTGTTGAAATCGCACCAGAAAACGTTGAATACCGTGGTCGTTTGCAGCCTGGCCGTATCTTCGTTGCTGACTTAGAGCAAGGTCGTATCATTTCTGATGAAGAAGTGAAAGATGGCATCGCAAGTGCACAACCTTATGAAAAGTGGGTTGAAGAGAATCTTCTGAGCTTGAAAAAGCTGCCCGATGCAAGTAACGAATTTAACCAACCTTCTCCAGAAAAGCTTCTACACAAACAACAATCGTTTGGTGTGAGTTCTGAAGAAGTGAATGAGATCATTCTTCCTCTTGCGAAAACAGGCTACGAGCCACTTTCTGCAATGGGTGCTGACTGGCCGCTAGCGATTCTTTCCCATCAATCGCAACACCTTTCAAACTACTTCAAACAGTTGTTTGCACAAGTCACTAACCCACCGATCGACCCGATTCGTGAGCGTATGGTTATGTCTCTGAACACTTACCTAGGTAAAGATCAGAACCTACTGGCTGAAACACCTGAACACTGTCAAAAAGTAGAACTTGAATCTCCTGTTCTTTCTAACTCAGAGTTAGAAAAACTGCGTGCAATCGATAACGAGCATCTTCAATCGAAGACACTGGATATCGTATTCCAAGCAAATGGGGACGAAGGTAAGTTAGAGCGTGCGCTTAAGCGTATCTGCCAATATGCGGAAGACGCAGTGATTGATGGCTACTCTATCATTCTACTGACTGACCGTGCGGTTAACTCTAACCATGCTGCTATCCCAGCAATGCTTGCAGTTGGCGCAGTTCATCACCACTTAATCCGTAAAGGCCTACGTGCTAAGTGTGACATCGTTGTTGAAACGGGCGACGCTCGTGAAACACACCACTTTGCCACGCTTATCGGTTACGGTGCGAACGCAGTCAATCCATACCTCGTTATTGAAACGATTGTTGAATTGCAACGTATTAAGAAACTCGATCCAACCGTACACCCACGTGAGTTATTCGATAACTACCGTAAAGGCGTGAACGGTGGTCTACTGAAGATTTTCTCTAAGATGGGGATCTCTACGCTGCAGTCTTACCACGGTGCACAAATCTTTGAAGCACTTGGTATCAGCAAATCCGTAGTTGAAAAATACTTCACTGGTACTGTTTCACGTATCCAAGGTTTAACGATCGACGATATCGCGAAAGAAGTACTGGTTCGTCACCGTGTTGGTTACCCTGCTCGTGAAATCCCAGCTCAGATTCTTGATGTGGGTGGTGTTTACCAGTGGAAACAACGTGGCGAGAAACACTTATTTAATCCAGAAACGATTTCTCTACTTCAAGAGTCGACGCGTAACAAAGATTACGAACAGTTCAAGAAGTACGCAAAAGCCGTTGATGATCAAGGCGATAACGCAGCAACATTGCGTAGCCAATTAGCGTTCATTAAGAACCCAGCAGGCTCTATTCCTCTTGCAGAAGTAGAACCGATTGAAAAAATTCTGACTCGTTTTGCAACCGGTGCCATGAGCTTTGGTTCAATCTCGCATGAGGCTCACTCAACACTGGCTGTTGCCATGAACCGTATCGGTGCGAAATCTAACTCAGGCGAAGGGGGTGAAGACCCTGTTCGTTTCGAGCGTAAAGAAAATGGCGATTGGGAACGTTCAGCAATCAAGCAGGTTGCTTCGGGCCGTTTCGGTGTGACTTCTTACTACCTATCGAATGCTGATGAACTTCAGATTAAGATGGCTCAAGGCGCGAAACCTGGCGAAGGTGGTCAACTACCTGGCGATAAAGTCGATGACTGGATCGGTGCCACTCGTCACTCGACTCCGGGCGTAGGTCTTATTTCGCCACCGCCACACCACGATATCTACTCAATCGAAGATTTGGCTCAGCTTATCTACGATCTGAAAAACGCAAACCGTGCAGGCCGAGTGAACGTGAAACTCGTATCGGAAGCGGGCGTGGGTACGATCGCATCGGGTGTTGCTAAAGCGAAAGCTGATGTTGTTCTTATTGCTGGTTTTGATGGCGGTACGGGGGCATCACCAATGTCATCTATTCGTCACACCGGTCTTCCTTGGGAGCTTGGTCTAGCTGAAACTCACCAAACACTACTGAAAAACGGCTTACGTAACCGTATCGTTGTTCAGTCTGATGGTCAGATGAAAACCCCACGTGACCTTGCAGTAGCAACGTTACTTGGCGCTGAAGAATGGGGCGTAGCAACAGCAGCATTGGTTGTTGAAGGCTGTATCATGATGCGTAAGTGTCATAAGAATACCTGTCCTGTTGGTATTGCAACACAGAACAAAACACTGCGTGAGCGTTTTGATGGCCGCGTAGAAGACGTCGTGACTTTCTTCCAATACATGGCTGAAGGTTTACGTGAAGTGATGGCTGAACTCGGCTTCCGAACTATTGATGAAATGGTTGGTCAATCTCAGAAACTGAAAGTTCGTGAAGACATCGGTCACTGGAAATACAAAAACCTAGATCTGACGCCAGTTCTTCACATAGAACAAGCTCGTGCGGAAGATGGTGTGTATAACCAAACACAGCAAAATCACAACCTAGAAGATGTTCTAGACCGTAAGTTGATTCAAGCTGCAATTCCAGCACTTGAGAGAGGCGAAGGCGTGAATGCGACCTTCCCTATCATCAACACGGATCGCTCTGCGGGTACCATGCTGTCGAACGAAATCTCGAAGATCTACAAAGACCAAGGTCTACCACAACCAATGAACGTCAAGTTCCACGGCAGTGCCGGCCAATCTTTTGGTGCATTCCTGGCGAAAGGCGTAAAATTCGAAGTGGAAGGTGACGCGAACGATTACTGGGGTAAAGGTCTGTCTGGCGGTACGTTAGTACTGTATCCAGATGCCAAATCGACGATCGTCGCAGAAGATAACATCGTGGTGGGTAACGTCTGTTTCTACGGTGCGACGTCTGGTGAATCTTACATCCGCGGTATGGCTGGTGAACGTTTCTGTGTTCGTAACTCGGGCGCGAAAGTCGTTGTTGAAGGTGTCGGTGATCACGGCTGTGAATACATGACTGGCGGTGTCGCTGTTATTCTTGGTTCAACAGGTCGTAACTTTGCTGCCGGCATGAGTGGCGGTGTCGCTTATGTTTGGGACAAGGCAGGAGACTTCAATACTAAGTTAAACGCTGAACTTGTCGACCTAGATCCAATCGAAGCAGAAGATAAAACGCTGCTTAAAGAAATGCTAACTAAGCATGTTGAATTCACAGGAAGTGAAGTTGCTCAGTCTTTCTTAAACAACTTTGAGGCGAACATTGCGTCACTGGTGAAAGTCATGCCACGTGATTACAAAGCGGTTCTTCAAAGACGTAAAGCTGAAGCACAACAGGCACAAACGGAACAAGTGGAGGCAGTATAA
- a CDS encoding glutamate synthase subunit beta, protein MGKPTGFLEHGRELPKKLDPSVRIEDNKEFVLNDEFGEKIGTQASRCMDCGVPFCHNGCPIGNIIPEFNDAVYRDSWEEAWNILSSTNNFPEFTGRVCPAPCESACVLGINQDPITICNIEKTIVETAYREGYAKPKTPRSRTGKTIAIIGSGPAGLAAAEQLNSAGHSVTVFERDEKVGGLLRFGIPDFKLGMDVIDRKINLMAEAGVEFKVNQHIGVDVNAQQLRQEFDVVLLTGGSTVPRDLPIPGRELKGVHFAMEFLGQNNRRANDLDLKTEEIHAKDKHVVVIGGGDTGSDCVGTSNRHRAASITQVEIMPVPPEKRPANMPWPQYPMIMKTTTSHEEGCERHWNILTKEFIGNDKGEVTGLRIADIVWQDAKPGERPGFDEVANSERVIPCDMAFLAMGFLHPEPTGVLAQLDIKLDDRGNVASEGYATNQKGVFAAGDMRTGQSLVVRCINEGRECAIAIDNFLMGNSNLEAKADSLMLAN, encoded by the coding sequence ATGGGTAAGCCTACTGGATTTTTAGAACATGGTCGTGAGCTTCCAAAGAAGTTAGACCCATCAGTGCGTATTGAAGACAACAAAGAATTCGTTCTTAACGACGAATTTGGTGAGAAAATTGGTACGCAGGCCTCTCGTTGTATGGACTGTGGTGTTCCGTTTTGTCATAACGGATGCCCAATCGGTAACATTATTCCAGAATTTAACGATGCGGTTTACCGTGACAGCTGGGAAGAAGCTTGGAACATCTTAAGCTCAACCAATAATTTCCCTGAATTTACAGGTCGAGTGTGTCCTGCTCCTTGTGAAAGTGCTTGTGTACTGGGTATCAACCAAGACCCAATCACCATCTGCAACATCGAGAAAACCATTGTAGAAACTGCGTACCGTGAAGGGTACGCAAAACCGAAAACACCACGTTCTCGTACAGGAAAAACCATTGCAATTATCGGTTCTGGTCCTGCTGGTTTAGCCGCCGCTGAGCAGCTAAATAGTGCGGGTCACTCTGTGACAGTATTTGAACGTGACGAAAAAGTTGGCGGCCTACTTCGGTTCGGTATTCCAGATTTCAAACTGGGTATGGACGTGATTGATCGCAAAATCAATCTAATGGCAGAAGCGGGCGTTGAGTTTAAAGTTAACCAGCACATCGGTGTTGATGTTAACGCTCAACAGCTACGTCAAGAGTTTGATGTGGTATTGCTAACCGGTGGTTCTACGGTCCCACGCGACTTACCAATCCCAGGTCGTGAGCTGAAAGGCGTTCACTTTGCCATGGAGTTCCTTGGCCAAAATAACCGTCGTGCCAATGATCTCGACCTAAAAACGGAAGAGATTCACGCTAAAGATAAGCACGTTGTGGTTATCGGTGGTGGTGATACTGGTTCAGACTGTGTGGGGACATCAAACCGCCATAGAGCAGCAAGCATTACTCAGGTAGAGATCATGCCGGTCCCACCAGAAAAACGCCCTGCTAATATGCCTTGGCCTCAATATCCAATGATCATGAAAACGACCACTTCACATGAAGAAGGCTGTGAACGTCATTGGAATATTCTGACAAAAGAATTTATCGGTAACGATAAAGGCGAAGTCACAGGTTTACGTATTGCAGACATTGTATGGCAAGACGCCAAACCAGGTGAGCGCCCAGGATTTGACGAAGTGGCTAACTCTGAGCGTGTGATTCCGTGTGATATGGCATTCCTAGCGATGGGCTTCTTGCACCCTGAGCCAACCGGTGTCCTAGCTCAGCTCGACATTAAACTGGATGATCGTGGTAACGTAGCTTCTGAAGGCTACGCAACCAACCAGAAAGGTGTTTTCGCTGCTGGTGATATGCGTACAGGCCAGTCTCTCGTAGTTCGTTGTATTAACGAAGGTCGTGAATGTGCCATTGCTATTGATAACTTCTTGATGGGTAACTCCAACTTAGAAGCGAAAGCCGATTCATTAATGCTCGCTAACTAG